From one bacterium genomic stretch:
- a CDS encoding T9SS type A sorting domain-containing protein, producing the protein MNRIKLIIVFPLFLSFSLYSQVKFSNQKVIIQSKTNEPSALYSADLDGDGDIDIISSSLLDNKIAWYKNNGFGKFGPQQIITTSVEWPTFVYAADLNGDGNIDVLSASGMDDKIAWYKNNGLGNFGPQKIITYMADWASVVYAADLDNDGDLDVVSASWRDNTIAWYENIGSDTFSNKHIITDDVNQLTKIYINDLDNDKDMDIIYASYYDKKIFWFENDGAGSFNTQHIVDKNVSRVESMYATDIDNDGNIDVLYATSIRSRIAWCKNDGNGNFSNHQIITTSLKWPMSVYATDINCDGYIDVISASRDDNKIAWFKNLGSGSFGEQQIISTDANQAVFVHAADLDGDGDMDILSASLDDKIAWYANDGSGTFSTQQTLTTAASDAMSVFSADLDNDGDMDVLSASFDDNKIAWYENIGSGTFGPQRIITTNAKNASSVYAADIDNDGDMDVLSSSWGDNKIAWYENNCLGIFGPQQIITTNAFWAMSVFSADLDGDGDMDVLSASEGDNKIAWYENYGSGIFGSQVTITTNSKDAQSVYATDLDGDNDIDVLSASFLDAKIAWYENKNSGNFTAQSLISTTADGAHSVYAADLDNDGDMDVLSASSWNHGKIAWYENFGSGTFGPQQIITTDTKNALSVYTTDIDGDADLDVLSASWDNNKIAWYENYGSGVFGSQTIITLSAEGAQSVYAADLDNDGDMDVLSASRTDDKIAWYENLSINNKNNLPNNFQLYQNYPNPFNITTNIPFYLKEKSHVILSVYNLIGQKLSTLIDQTMEKGHHLLQFNADGLTSGIYIYYIRIDSYKDNKKMLLIR; encoded by the coding sequence TTGAATAGGATCAAATTAATTATAGTATTCCCTCTATTTTTATCTTTTTCACTTTATTCACAAGTGAAATTCAGTAATCAAAAGGTTATAATTCAGAGCAAAACTAATGAGCCATCCGCTCTATACAGTGCTGATTTGGATGGTGATGGAGATATTGATATAATTTCTTCTTCACTTCTCGACAATAAGATTGCTTGGTACAAAAACAATGGTTTCGGTAAGTTTGGGCCTCAGCAGATTATAACTACATCAGTAGAATGGCCAACTTTTGTTTATGCCGCAGATTTGAACGGTGATGGAAACATAGATGTACTTTCTGCTTCCGGAATGGATGATAAAATTGCATGGTATAAAAATAATGGATTAGGCAACTTTGGCCCACAAAAAATTATTACATATATGGCTGATTGGGCATCTGTAGTATATGCAGCTGACCTTGACAATGACGGTGATCTGGATGTTGTTTCTGCTTCATGGCGTGATAATACTATTGCCTGGTATGAGAATATTGGCTCAGATACTTTTAGCAATAAACATATTATTACTGACGATGTTAATCAATTAACTAAGATTTATATTAATGACTTAGACAATGATAAAGACATGGATATAATCTATGCTTCATATTATGATAAAAAGATTTTTTGGTTTGAAAATGATGGGGCAGGTTCTTTCAATACTCAGCATATCGTTGATAAAAATGTAAGCAGAGTAGAATCTATGTATGCAACAGATATTGACAATGATGGAAATATAGATGTACTTTATGCTACATCAATCAGAAGTAGAATTGCTTGGTGCAAAAATGATGGTAACGGTAATTTCAGTAACCATCAAATTATCACAACAAGTCTAAAATGGCCCATGTCTGTGTATGCAACTGATATTAACTGCGATGGTTACATTGATGTAATCTCTGCTTCAAGAGATGATAACAAAATTGCATGGTTTAAAAATCTCGGGTCAGGTTCCTTTGGCGAGCAGCAGATAATCTCTACAGATGCCAATCAAGCAGTATTTGTGCATGCAGCTGACCTAGATGGCGATGGTGATATGGATATACTCTCTGCTTCATTAGATGACAAAATTGCATGGTATGCAAATGATGGTTCAGGAACCTTTAGTACTCAACAAACCTTAACCACAGCAGCAAGTGATGCGATGTCTGTATTTTCTGCTGACTTGGATAATGATGGAGATATGGATGTATTATCTGCTTCATTTGATGATAACAAAATTGCATGGTATGAAAATATCGGTTCAGGAACATTCGGGCCTCAACGAATCATCACTACCAACGCAAAAAATGCATCATCTGTATATGCAGCGGACATTGATAACGATGGTGATATGGATGTATTATCTTCTTCATGGGGTGATAATAAAATCGCTTGGTATGAAAACAACTGTTTAGGAATATTTGGGCCCCAGCAAATTATCACTACCAATGCATTCTGGGCAATGTCTGTGTTTTCTGCAGATCTTGATGGAGATGGGGATATGGATGTACTATCTGCTTCCGAAGGAGATAATAAAATCGCTTGGTATGAAAATTATGGATCAGGAATCTTCGGTTCTCAAGTAACTATTACTACTAACTCAAAAGATGCACAATCTGTTTATGCAACAGACCTTGACGGAGACAACGATATAGACGTTCTTTCTGCTTCATTTTTGGATGCAAAAATTGCATGGTATGAAAATAAAAACTCAGGCAACTTTACCGCACAATCTTTAATCTCTACGACCGCAGATGGCGCTCATTCTGTGTATGCAGCTGATCTTGACAACGACGGAGACATGGATGTACTCTCTGCTTCATCATGGAATCATGGTAAAATCGCTTGGTATGAAAATTTTGGTTCGGGTACATTTGGACCTCAGCAAATTATCACAACCGATACAAAAAATGCATTATCTGTATATACAACAGACATTGATGGCGATGCGGATTTGGATGTACTATCTGCCTCATGGGATAATAATAAAATTGCATGGTATGAAAATTATGGATCAGGAGTTTTCGGCAGCCAGACAATCATTACTTTATCAGCAGAAGGTGCACAATCAGTTTATGCAGCTGATCTTGATAATGATGGAGACATGGATGTACTTTCTGCCTCACGAACTGATGATAAGATAGCTTGGTATGAAAATTTGTCAATAAATAATAAAAACAATTTACCAAATAATTTTCAACTATATCAAAACTATCCCAATCCTTTTAACATTACAACTAATATTCCTTTCTATTTGAAAGAAAAAAGTCATGTCATATTGTCTGTTTACAACCTGATTGGACAAAAATTATCGACATTGATTGATCAAACGATGGAAAAGGGGCACCATCTCCTACAATTTAATGCCGATGGGTTAACATCAGGTATATATATTTATTATATTCGGATAGATTCATATAAAGATAATAAAAAGATGCTGTTGATCAGATAA
- a CDS encoding methyltransferase domain-containing protein encodes MSIGHRNYFNELATEWDSIAKDDNSLKGYLTEFGLEKDDAVLDVGAGTGRMSRCIADIVGEQGIVISHDFALDMLERSQSKGSHDNIYYLCNDIHSLCFKNNLFDKIICFSAFPHFIDQQKAVNEIYRVLKPSGKLLIFHRDSSDEINKFHFDLSTLVSKDVLPEAEELSQMLEISGFKVIKAVDTDGLYWVEGVK; translated from the coding sequence ATGTCAATCGGGCATAGAAACTATTTTAATGAACTTGCAACAGAGTGGGATTCAATTGCCAAAGACGATAATTCCTTAAAAGGTTATCTGACAGAATTCGGCCTGGAAAAAGATGACGCTGTACTTGACGTTGGAGCAGGTACAGGCAGAATGAGCCGCTGCATTGCTGACATTGTCGGAGAACAGGGCATTGTAATATCTCATGATTTTGCTCTTGATATGCTGGAAAGAAGCCAATCAAAAGGATCACATGATAATATTTATTATTTATGCAATGATATCCACTCCCTCTGTTTTAAAAACAATTTATTTGATAAAATCATTTGTTTTTCTGCCTTTCCACATTTCATTGACCAGCAAAAAGCGGTTAATGAGATATACAGAGTTTTAAAACCTTCAGGAAAGCTTCTTATTTTTCACAGAGACTCAAGTGATGAGATAAACAAATTTCACTTTGACCTCAGTACACTTGTAAGTAAAGATGTTCTTCCTGAAGCAGAGGAACTTTCACAGATGCTTGAGATATCAGGATTTAAAGTAATTAAAGCAGTTGATACTGATGGGCTTTACTGGGTTGAGGGCGTTAAATAG
- a CDS encoding ECF transporter S component, producing MNPDRSKKLVLSGLFIALGILIPAAFHGIGGGAVFLPMFWPVAISCFFLPVSFAVTVGAMTPLLSFLVTGMPPVSPPVLQIMIPELMVFSFTTAFLFRKYKVKPVLSLLSGLIISRIVIAGLSYLAASVIGLPGYILSIAAVVHSLPGSLIILIIIPILVRIIESSGYYTIRNQ from the coding sequence ATGAACCCTGACAGGTCAAAAAAGCTGGTTCTAAGCGGATTATTTATTGCATTGGGAATTTTGATTCCTGCTGCATTTCACGGTATTGGCGGGGGTGCCGTTTTTCTGCCGATGTTCTGGCCTGTTGCTATCTCATGTTTTTTTCTGCCTGTCTCATTTGCAGTTACTGTCGGAGCAATGACACCTCTCCTCTCATTTCTCGTCACAGGAATGCCCCCTGTGTCTCCTCCTGTACTTCAGATTATGATTCCGGAACTTATGGTTTTCTCTTTCACAACAGCATTTTTATTCAGAAAATATAAGGTAAAACCTGTATTATCTCTTCTATCTGGATTGATAATTTCCAGAATCGTTATTGCAGGATTATCATATCTTGCAGCATCTGTTATTGGATTGCCCGGTTACATTCTTTCAATAGCCGCTGTAGTGCACAGCCTTCCGGGTTCTCTGATTATTTTAATTATCATTCCAATCTTAGTTAGAATAATCGAATCTTCAGGATATTATACAATAAGGAATCAATAA
- a CDS encoding TonB-dependent receptor has translation MQKKLFILSGLLLIFLMFSPAFSSVNTDVDSIHVKYHLNPIVVTATRTEDTQRNLAASVSLIDSAYIKNLPTSSVLEAVNLTIPSIYITEWGVMGFGAAGNAAGKISVRGLGGGAVTQVLILRNGRPDFMGLMGCTIADDFSTDGLQKVEIIRGPASFIYGTNATGGVINLIPFQQKNDGIHLGLNSGAGSFGIKTASITLGTKRNNISSYTTFSHRETEGHRTDADGEYKANHATVNITYNLSKKTSVELNGSFADVTVYDPGTIDNPLSDNWYDIIRGGGDLTVKHRSIIGKSVIKLHGNFGDHKFFDGWKSTDRTLGFMAYNTAKIIKGNSTIAGFDFKRYGGKAENTLGNVDFGEFFVSEYGAYVHTKQVFLNRFILSGGVRVEKSSQFGSEIIPQIGLVTHITPLTSFRISAGKGFRSPSLRELYFFRPKNPDLKPEEMWNYEAAISQYIYSQLKIDLTIFRSQGTNMIRSSNPGFPFTWVNSGDFTHTGYELVTRWIPSDILTFNVSWSHLDPGNETMYSPAEKLSAQAVLRIRSFTMLGDILYIGGLYGADNKERPMDDYAVVNLTIRGPLYNGLGFRVSVKNLFDKTYMAMYGYPMPGRYFIGNINYSFGK, from the coding sequence ATGCAGAAAAAACTTTTTATTCTTTCGGGACTTCTGCTTATATTTTTAATGTTTTCACCTGCATTCTCATCTGTAAATACAGATGTCGATTCAATCCATGTTAAATATCATCTTAACCCAATCGTGGTAACTGCAACAAGAACAGAAGATACACAAAGAAATCTTGCGGCAAGCGTATCTTTAATTGACAGTGCATATATAAAAAACTTACCCACTTCATCGGTTCTTGAAGCTGTAAACCTTACCATCCCTTCAATTTACATTACCGAATGGGGTGTTATGGGATTCGGAGCAGCGGGAAATGCAGCAGGCAAAATATCTGTCAGAGGGCTCGGAGGAGGAGCTGTAACTCAGGTACTTATCCTTAGAAACGGCCGGCCGGATTTTATGGGCCTTATGGGATGTACAATTGCCGATGATTTCTCAACTGACGGCCTGCAGAAAGTTGAAATAATTCGAGGCCCTGCATCCTTTATCTACGGTACAAATGCTACAGGCGGTGTAATTAACCTTATACCATTTCAGCAGAAAAATGACGGTATTCATCTCGGGCTGAACTCCGGGGCAGGCTCTTTCGGCATCAAAACAGCTTCCATAACTTTAGGTACAAAGAGAAACAACATATCTTCATATACAACATTCTCCCATCGTGAGACTGAGGGCCACCGCACAGATGCAGACGGAGAGTACAAGGCTAATCATGCAACTGTAAACATTACATACAACCTGTCTAAAAAAACATCTGTTGAACTTAACGGGTCATTTGCAGACGTAACTGTTTATGATCCCGGAACTATTGACAATCCCCTATCTGACAATTGGTACGATATTATTCGCGGCGGAGGTGATTTAACAGTTAAACATAGAAGCATTATAGGTAAAAGCGTCATTAAACTTCATGGGAATTTCGGCGATCACAAATTTTTTGACGGATGGAAATCAACAGACAGAACCCTCGGCTTTATGGCATACAATACAGCAAAAATCATTAAAGGGAATTCCACTATTGCAGGTTTTGATTTTAAACGATACGGGGGAAAAGCTGAAAATACTCTTGGCAATGTGGATTTTGGGGAATTTTTTGTATCCGAATATGGTGCATACGTTCATACAAAACAGGTATTTTTAAACCGGTTTATTCTAAGCGGCGGCGTAAGAGTTGAAAAAAGCTCCCAATTCGGATCCGAAATAATTCCTCAAATCGGCCTGGTTACACACATAACGCCCCTTACATCTTTCAGGATTTCCGCAGGCAAAGGATTCCGCAGTCCTTCGCTCAGGGAGCTCTATTTCTTCAGGCCCAAAAATCCTGATTTAAAACCTGAAGAGATGTGGAACTACGAGGCTGCTATATCTCAGTATATTTATTCACAGTTAAAAATTGACTTGACTATTTTCCGGTCCCAGGGCACAAATATGATAAGGTCCAGCAATCCGGGATTCCCGTTTACATGGGTAAACTCGGGAGACTTTACACATACAGGCTATGAGCTGGTAACAAGATGGATTCCTTCAGACATTCTTACATTCAACGTATCATGGTCTCATCTGGACCCAGGCAATGAGACTATGTACTCTCCTGCAGAAAAACTGTCTGCACAAGCAGTACTTAGAATAAGATCTTTTACTATGCTCGGAGATATTTTATACATCGGCGGACTTTACGGAGCAGACAACAAAGAGAGGCCAATGGATGACTATGCTGTTGTGAATCTTACTATCAGGGGGCCTCTTTATAACGGTCTTGGATTCAGGGTTTCAGTCAAAAATCTCTTTGACAAAACGTATATGGCAATGTACGGATATCCCATGCCAGGCAGATATTTTATTGGAAATATAAATTATTCATTCGGGAAATAA
- a CDS encoding sodium/sugar symporter, with the protein MSFSVLDYAVFFGYIVFIIFLGLFVSREKKGHKKDSKDYFLASKALPWWAVGASLIAANISAEQVIGMSGSGYAIGLAIASYEWMAALTLLIVAKYFLPILIKKEIYTMPQFLEIRFDKRVRMSLAIFWLLVYVFVNLTSVLYLGALALRTIMGINLWWGIIGLALFSAVYSIYGGLKAVAWTDVVQVTVLIGGGLITTILALNAVSGGHGFIAGFVDLVKQAPDRFDMILSRSNPNYDKLPGIGVLIGGMWIANLFYWGCNQYITQRALASKSLKEAQKGLAFAGYLKLLTPLIVVVPGIAAYALHAEIAKPDAAYPWLLNTFVPTGLKGIAFAALIAAIVSSLSSMVNSTATIFSMDIYKQIINKKASESRLVLTGRITSGVALIIAILVAPQLQSLSQAFQYIQEYTGFVSPGILAIFMAGLFWKRATTNSALAAAVLTIPLSAGFKYLAPNLAFLDRMGLIFLILLGVIVLISLIESKTDHPKAIKLSKALFKTDRVFNVLAIGICGILAALYIIFW; encoded by the coding sequence ATGAGCTTTTCGGTGCTGGACTATGCTGTTTTTTTCGGTTACATAGTTTTTATTATTTTTCTCGGACTGTTTGTTTCAAGAGAGAAAAAGGGACATAAGAAAGATTCGAAAGATTATTTTCTTGCAAGTAAAGCGCTTCCCTGGTGGGCAGTAGGTGCATCACTTATTGCTGCAAATATTTCAGCGGAACAGGTAATAGGAATGTCCGGATCCGGGTATGCAATAGGCCTTGCAATTGCATCTTACGAATGGATGGCGGCTCTTACGCTTCTTATTGTTGCTAAATATTTTCTGCCGATTCTTATTAAAAAAGAGATATACACTATGCCCCAGTTTCTGGAAATTCGTTTTGACAAACGCGTAAGGATGAGTCTTGCGATTTTCTGGCTTCTGGTCTATGTTTTTGTTAATCTTACGTCGGTATTGTATCTCGGTGCTCTTGCTTTACGTACAATTATGGGTATAAATTTATGGTGGGGTATAATAGGGCTGGCTCTCTTCTCGGCTGTTTATTCTATTTACGGCGGATTAAAAGCAGTTGCATGGACAGACGTTGTTCAGGTTACAGTTCTTATAGGCGGAGGCTTGATTACCACTATTCTCGCGCTTAATGCAGTCAGCGGCGGGCATGGATTTATCGCAGGTTTTGTAGACCTTGTAAAGCAGGCGCCTGACAGATTTGACATGATTTTGTCCCGAAGTAATCCGAATTATGATAAATTACCCGGTATAGGGGTTTTAATAGGCGGAATGTGGATTGCAAACCTCTTTTACTGGGGATGCAACCAGTATATTACACAGAGAGCTCTCGCATCAAAAAGCCTTAAAGAAGCACAGAAAGGGCTTGCATTTGCAGGTTATCTGAAACTTCTGACTCCCCTCATTGTAGTTGTGCCTGGTATTGCAGCATACGCACTTCATGCAGAAATTGCAAAACCTGACGCTGCATATCCGTGGCTTCTCAATACTTTTGTCCCCACAGGGCTTAAGGGAATTGCTTTTGCAGCCTTAATTGCAGCAATTGTTTCATCATTAAGTTCAATGGTAAATAGCACTGCAACAATATTTTCAATGGATATCTATAAACAGATAATAAATAAAAAAGCTTCGGAATCCAGGCTTGTACTTACAGGAAGAATAACAAGCGGAGTTGCTCTTATTATTGCAATTTTAGTTGCTCCGCAGCTGCAGTCACTTTCTCAGGCATTTCAGTACATTCAGGAATATACAGGATTTGTAAGCCCGGGTATTCTGGCAATATTTATGGCAGGGCTTTTCTGGAAGAGGGCTACTACAAATTCTGCGCTTGCTGCTGCTGTATTGACAATTCCCCTGTCAGCAGGGTTTAAGTATCTTGCTCCGAATCTGGCATTTCTCGACAGGATGGGACTGATCTTTTTAATCCTTTTGGGAGTGATAGTTCTTATTTCTCTGATTGAGAGTAAAACCGATCATCCAAAAGCAATCAAACTTTCAAAAGCATTGTTTAAAACAGACAGAGTTTTTAATGTCCTTGCAATTGGAATTTGCGGTATATTGGCTGCTTTATATATAATCTTCTGGTAG
- a CDS encoding galactose mutarotase gives MRIKKILLGRTETGIDIFLFELSAGSIKARVMTYGAVLMGLYVPDRDSAAGDVTLGYDSLKEYMNDRFYFGSIVGRFANRIKNGTFSIDNIEYQLTRNVGENHLHGGENGFNKKVWLANSFSTNKEIGVALTCESLDGEEGYPGKVWCEVKYSVTSDNSLIIRYTAESTRPTPINLAHHSYFNLNNSNSDILDHRLTIFADAFLPVNGNVLPTGDIAPVNGTPFDFRGGKRIGEHIDEIDGGYDNTFVLQNKDGGLVKAAKLWCPDTGRVMEMFTTKPGIHLYSGNYLDSSVTGKKGIPLKKYGGLCLEDQHFPDSPNIQHFPNTILMPGHIYEHKTVYSFSVK, from the coding sequence ATGAGAATTAAAAAGATACTGTTAGGCAGAACTGAAACAGGTATAGATATTTTTCTTTTTGAGCTTTCTGCAGGAAGCATTAAAGCTCGCGTAATGACATACGGAGCTGTGCTAATGGGCCTTTATGTCCCGGACAGAGATTCTGCTGCCGGAGATGTTACACTTGGATATGATTCTTTGAAAGAGTATATGAACGACAGGTTTTATTTCGGTTCAATTGTGGGAAGATTTGCCAACCGAATTAAAAACGGAACCTTTTCAATTGATAACATTGAATATCAGCTTACCAGGAATGTCGGTGAAAATCATCTTCATGGCGGGGAAAACGGATTTAATAAAAAGGTTTGGTTAGCTAATAGTTTCAGCACTAATAAGGAAATCGGAGTAGCCCTCACCTGTGAGAGCCTTGACGGAGAGGAGGGGTATCCCGGAAAAGTATGGTGCGAGGTTAAATATTCTGTGACTTCTGATAATTCGCTTATAATCAGATACACAGCAGAAAGCACAAGGCCGACGCCAATAAATCTTGCTCATCATTCATATTTCAATTTGAACAACAGTAACAGTGATATTCTTGATCATCGTCTGACAATTTTTGCCGATGCTTTTCTGCCGGTAAATGGCAATGTCCTGCCTACAGGCGATATTGCACCTGTAAATGGAACACCCTTTGATTTCAGGGGCGGAAAACGAATTGGAGAGCATATAGATGAAATTGATGGCGGGTATGATAATACGTTTGTTCTTCAAAACAAAGACGGCGGATTAGTAAAAGCAGCAAAGCTCTGGTGTCCTGATACAGGCAGAGTTATGGAAATGTTTACGACAAAACCCGGAATCCATCTCTATTCGGGCAATTATCTTGATTCCAGTGTGACAGGGAAAAAAGGAATTCCATTGAAAAAGTACGGAGGGCTGTGTCTCGAAGATCAGCATTTTCCCGATTCTCCGAATATTCAGCATTTTCCGAATACTATTTTAATGCCCGGGCATATTTATGAACATAAAACCGTGTATTCATTTTCTGTTAAATGA